The Mangifera indica cultivar Alphonso chromosome 12, CATAS_Mindica_2.1, whole genome shotgun sequence DNA window CTGCCTTCGTCAACATCCTTCTGAAGTATCCAAACCGGGCCTCGGGTTTTAGCCCCAAAGTCCAGAAGAAATTCGCCAGCAATCTGTCCCTTGCAAAACTTAGCTTCTCTCCATGACCTGTATTCCTCCACCAGCTTTATGGGACAATAAACATAGTTATATCAATGTAAGAAATGGTaggagaaaataaatattgtaatgTCCTGGTTTGCACTGTCAAGGTATGTCCGATTTACACACACAACCTCCTcatgttttgtttttgagttttgcAAAGTTTATAagctcacacacacacacacacatatatatatatatacacacacgtaGTGCTTTGTCAATATAGGACCATTGCACAACATCATGGTCCAACGGTGCGACTTAATGTGCTTTAGACATAGTTTATCACAATTTGCCCAACCCACTACtctttaaatatacaattcgtcacgattttacttttaaagttTGCAACTCAAAGCATATATTGACAATTTATAAATTCACAATTTATTTAACCAATTATGCAATATGAAATGCATATGTATACCAAATAGTTCTTTTGAGCTTTGTTGATCTAAGACTATTTCCTAAAATACTGGTCCTATTAGTTGACTAAATCTAGCAGTGGGTTATGTTGAGATTACCTTGTTTTTTTCAAGCAAGGCCTATAAACATAATAAGTTGTGTCGAGATGTTATAAGAAGAACTACAAATTGGCCTGACATGACTCAGAAAAATtctaaaacatacaaaatatatttttatatgccGACCGATAAAAAAGCTTGTTAAGATTGTGTCATAGGCTAGCACAACCCGCCAAAACCCGCATTTTTGTAGGATTTGCCTTTTTCAACCTTACCTAGCCCACCAACATTAAAATACTGTTTATTTTGGATAcatactcaatcacatattatCTTACTAGTCTTGTCTTATTCTTACCATATATTATGGGTTGTTCACCTAATGTATCTCTCATACTTGTTCCGAGTGAGATTTGTCGATTAATATCGACTTATCTCCAAAATATCAACGTGAAAATGTAAGCTAGATCAAGTAGGATGCTCTTTGTCACTGCATAATTAGGTCTCAAATTAgcatatataaatagtttagCCACTTACCTTGACACATATTTTAGATCTTGTTGGTGTGTTACTTGTAGTGTATTGAAATGGAGTTTGGCAAGCTCAAGCAAGATGGGGTTGAAGTCATGTCTCGTCTCATATACATCGATAAACCACCTAGCCTCCATCCTTGGCACCCTCCAATGCAGTGGAAGCTCCAGTGCATGCTTCACTAATTTGGAAATATATTCATCTTCACCTACCTTGTCCTTGATATACTCCTTCAAGTATGAGGTAGcaaaatttctaacaaaatgAAACATTTTACTCTCTTCCTCTTTCAATAGAAAAGCAGCTTCATACAGAGATAAAATTCCTTTGCAATCGTCACTACCATATGAATGGAAGCTTCCCTTCTTATCACTGAAACTATTGAAAACTTCTGCAAAAAGAAGACGCAATTTCAATGTTACTTAGTTAGAATGTCTCTTAGAATTTGTATTACTGTGTGTGATACAAACTCGAGCTACAGAATTGTTAGAAAAGTTATTGTTGGAGTGTCACTCAAGTTATTATTTCTCTACCACCAAAAATCTACCTAATTTACTATTAGTCTAACGTAATTCATAACAAACTCAACAATCTTCAAATCCTAGATGATGGGATGAGATTTTATCAAAGTTCAAAATTCCTAAACGATAGGATAAACTCATCCAAGTTCTAGATGATAAGATGAGATTTTATCCAAGTTCGTAAGTCTCGTCTCCTATAAGACCTTGGGTTCAACCAAGTCCTAGATGGGATAAGATTTTATCAAGAACCACAGATACTAACGTGAGAACAAGAATACACTTTATATATCCATTAGTGTTTAATTAGTGTTAAGAGATAAGACTTTTCctcacattttatatattcattcataCCCAACCTAATTCTTAGTGTGGGATATTTTACGGTTCCGcctatataattatttaaatatgcatTACCCTTTCCAACTTAATTTCCTTTATAGGCTTTAATTACCCGCAGAAACATCATAGTAATGTTGTCTTAGGAGTCTAAACTCCAGAGTTACCGCATATAAACTATCTTGTTTATGCTTGTTCTTGTAGACCCTATCAAGAATTCTCTTGATCTCATCTTCAAACTGATAAGATAATCCAAGTCTTTGTAAGACATCAATGAGCTCCAGCTGCTGTACAGAATCTACCGCAGTATCAAGCATCAGCCTCACTTCTTCCTTCAGCTTTTCAGCCCGTTCCTCAGATGATTTCTTCTGCACGatatacacaaattataattacagGCCAtagtaaaactctaaaattactactgtagttttataattatacgCTATCAACCACATGGCTCTTTAGTGATTGAACAAAATCATCTCCCCAAATGGTAGGTTGGTAATTGGCTGATCGCCTAACAATGGCTTCATCTGAGAGTTTGGCTGCACCATTGCATTTGTCTCTATGAGTGGATGCAGCACTCATTGAAGCGAGCTGATAATTAAAAGCCATTATTAAGAAGGttctagttttttaaattgctTGGGATTGAACTCATCAATGTGGCTCTTTATATAGAATAATTTAACAGAGACGAGGCAACCTGCTgatcatatatacatatttttttaaattttcccaAACGGGAAATCCGTGTTCAATAGTCAAATACTTAACTGTTACCTAACTGATAGACTTCAGAATCTGAACCACAactgtttttagttttataattctAGAAGAGAAAGATATTTGGAATAAATAGCCTCTGTGTACAAATAATTGGCTGATATAAACTTGTGTACAAATAATTAATgtgattatatgattgaatgatattatatttttaatttaaaattatttaatcatataatgatacgttATCATTTGtgcataaatttgtatatatagttttagtattcagaataataacttttgaaaatatcgAACTATCACATTTTTATTGGTGGAACCAAACTTTCATAGTTTAATATTGAAGGTATTTAATTTTCACAATATTCTATTGAAGgtatcaaaaacaaaacaaacaactataattgtatttgtttttatatttctaatagaaaatacTAAAAGTTTGATAATATGGAAATT harbors:
- the LOC123192800 gene encoding terpene synthase 10-like, which gives rise to MAFNYQLASMSAASTHRDKCNGAAKLSDEAIVRRSANYQPTIWGDDFVQSLKSHVKKSSEERAEKLKEEVRLMLDTAVDSVQQLELIDVLQRLGLSYQFEDEIKRILDRVYKNKHKQDSLYAVTLEFRLLRQHYYDVSAEVFNSFSDKKGSFHSYGSDDCKGILSLYEAAFLLKEEESKMFHFVRNFATSYLKEYIKDKVGEDEYISKLVKHALELPLHWRVPRMEARWFIDVYETRHDFNPILLELAKLHFNTLQVTHQQDLKYVSSWWRNTGHGEKLSFARDRLLANFFWTLGLKPEARFGYFRRMLTKAGVLITIIDDVYDVYGTVDELELFTDAIERWDVNAMEQLPEYMKICYLVLLNFANDMALHVLKVHGVDIIPCLKKVWTDLCKSYLLEAKWYHSGQIPTLAEYMNNAWISTSGPVLLVHAYFLDEDPLTKEAIECLEEYSNIICWSSTILRLADDLGTSSDELERGDVAKSIQCYMHETGASQEDGREHIGEMIAATWMKMNRDRVKNPHLPTTFIDNAMNLGRMAQCTYQHGDGIGIEVGQTRDNVLSVLVNPIQIQSVDSSE